In a genomic window of Carassius auratus strain Wakin unplaced genomic scaffold, ASM336829v1 scaf_tig00022903, whole genome shotgun sequence:
- the LOC113077610 gene encoding alpha-endosulfine-like → MSSDNQDTETQSEQMDETQESQDTNSNPVRTEEAKLKAKYPSLGQKPGGSDFLMKRLQKGQKYFDSGDYNMAKAKIKNKQLPAAAGPDKNIVTGDHIPTPQDLPQRKSSLVTSKLAG, encoded by the exons ATGTCATCGGATAACCAGGACACGGAGACGCAGTCGGAGCAGATGGACGAGACTCAG gAATCCCAGGACACAAACTCAAACCCAGTGCGGACAGAGGAGGCCAAATTGAAAGCGAAGTATCCCAGCTTGGGCCAAAAGCCAGGTGGCTCCGACTTCCTGATGAAGAGACTGCAGAAAGgg CAAAAGTATTTTGACTCAGGAGATTACAACATGGCCAAGGCAAAGATAAAGAACAAACAGTTGCCTGCCGCAGCTGGTCCAGACAAGAACATCGTCACCGGGGATCACATTCCAACCCCACAAGACCTTCCGCAGAGAAAGTCCTCATTGGTTACAAGTAAACTGGCTGGCTAA
- the LOC113077613 gene encoding HORMA domain-containing protein 1, whose amino-acid sequence MACEQKLRPFQSCQMLPDVVSTEQQSLVLVKKLLAIAVSSITYLRGLFPEKAYGRKYVGELKVLILREHSCPGAQQIVQWLQGCFDALQRRYLRMVLLSVYCDPDNPQKVTECYQFKINYTENGPQMDFESKNGQSLTKMACDNTQKSSMLLVRKLYMLMQNLGPLPDNVCLNMKLFYYDEVTPQEYQPPGFKDDDNETLIFEREPVNLTMGEVVTPFHSLRMNVTTERKRLEPFDEEEEVCVSTKWSLKMFEDGMMSETSVQQECMTKEKVITDAGIEYSETQEHSQRAHRSSKEDLDITNAKMDSLVKKTADLKVNARKTRSGRIFEPQISQLEFPLSQDPQPSAPKKRKVSVPK is encoded by the exons ATGGCATGTGAACAGAAACTTCGCCCTTTTCAG agctgtCAGATGCTGCCTGATGTAGTGTCCACCGAACAGCAGTCACTGGTGCTTGTGAAGAAACTTTTAGCCATTGCTGTCTCAAGCATCACTTACCTCAGGGGTCTTTTCCCAGAAAAGGCCTATGGTCGCAAATATGTTGGAG agCTGAAAGTCCTTATACTGCGAGAGCATAGCTGCCCTGGTGCTCAGCAGATTGTGCAGTG GTTGCAGGGCTGTTTTGATGCACTTCAAAGAAGATAC CTACGAATGGTTCTTCTATCA GTTTACTGTGATCCAGACAATCCACAG AAAGTGACTGAATGCTACCAGTTTAAAATCAATTACACAGAGAATGGACCTCAGATGGACTTTGAGAG CAAAAATGGACAGAGTCTGACTAAAATGGCCTGTGACAACACCCAGAAATCCAGTATGCTGCTAGTGCGCAAGCTTTACATGCTGATGCAAAATCTCGGCCCGCTGCCTGACAACGTCTGCCTCAACATGAAACTCTTCTACTATGATGAAG tgaCCCCTCAGGAGTATCAGCCACCTGGCTTCAAGGACGATGACAATGAGACTTTGATATTTGAGAGGGAACCAGTAAATCTGACCATGGGAGAGGTGGTCACACCTTTTCATAGTCTCCGAATGAACGTCACCACTGAGCGCAAGAGACTTGAGCCG tttgatgaggaggaggaagtaTGTGTGAGTACAAAATGGTCTTTGAAAATGTTTGAAGATGGAATGATGTCTGAGACCTCTGTTCAGCAG GAGTGTATGACAAAGGAGAAAGTCATCACTGATGCTGGCATTGAATACTCAG AAACTCAGGAACATTCCCAACGGGCTCACAGAAGCAGCAAGGAGGATCTTGACATAACAAATGCAAAG ATGGACAGTCTGGTAAAGAAAACTGCTGATCTTAAGGTGAACGCAAGGAAGACCAGGAGCGGACGCATCTTTGAACCTCAG ATCTCTCAGTTAGAGTTCCCTCTGAGCCAAGATCCCCAGCCATCTGCCCCGAAGAAACGCAAAGTCAGTGTACCTAAATAA